In Saccharicrinis fermentans DSM 9555 = JCM 21142, a genomic segment contains:
- a CDS encoding transketolase family protein — translation MSNVTVNRAADNIRVLSAAMVEKAKSGHPGGAMGGADFINILFSEYLNYDPNDRNWVNRDRFYLDPGHMSPMLYAQLALTGAYTMEEIAHFRQWGSPTPGHPEVDFSRGVENTSGPLGQGHTMAVGAAITEKFLVERFGKWMSHNIYTFISDGGIQEEISQGAGRIAGYLGLNNLVMFYDSNDIQLSTKTDAVTTEDTAKKYEAWGWSVMTIDGNDADEIRKAMDAAQAETEKPFLIIGKTIMGKGAVKADGSSFERMVSTHGQPLSAAGASFDDTIKNLGGNPENPFLVFEDVAAYYTSVNEKKAAYAAAKKAEQAEWEKANPALAAKFAKFFSGEAPEVDFSAIEQKAGAATRAASATVLGVFADQVENMIVSSADLANSDKTDGFLKKTKAFEKGDFSGQFLQSGVTELTMASIANGMALHGGVIPVVGTFFVFSDYMKPAVRIAALQQLPVKYVWTHDAFRVGEDGPTHQPIEQEAQIRLMEKLKNHHGNNSMMVLRPADVEESTVAWEMALNNTQTPTALILSRQNIKNLPGSNYQQALQAKRGAYIVEKDADKPDVVLLASGSEVATLVEGAIKLRAEKGLKIQIVSVISEGVFRNQDKAYQTEVLPNDVPRFGLTAGLPVTLEGLVGANGSVWGLDHFGYSGPYTVLDEKFGFTAENVFNKVVELLSK, via the coding sequence ATGAGTAACGTAACTGTGAACAGAGCAGCAGACAACATTAGAGTTCTATCAGCTGCCATGGTAGAAAAAGCAAAATCAGGCCACCCTGGAGGTGCAATGGGCGGTGCCGATTTTATTAACATTCTTTTTTCTGAATACCTTAACTATGATCCTAATGACAGGAATTGGGTAAACCGAGACCGTTTCTATTTAGATCCGGGTCATATGTCGCCTATGTTATATGCCCAGTTGGCTTTAACCGGCGCATACACCATGGAAGAAATCGCTCATTTTCGTCAATGGGGAAGTCCCACTCCCGGACACCCAGAGGTGGATTTCTCTCGTGGTGTGGAAAACACTTCCGGCCCATTGGGACAAGGACATACTATGGCTGTAGGTGCAGCTATTACTGAAAAATTCTTAGTGGAGCGTTTCGGAAAATGGATGAGCCACAACATTTACACTTTTATTTCGGATGGTGGTATCCAAGAGGAAATATCTCAAGGAGCTGGCCGTATAGCAGGTTACCTTGGCTTAAATAACCTGGTGATGTTCTACGACTCCAACGACATCCAATTATCCACCAAAACGGATGCGGTAACAACCGAAGACACTGCTAAAAAATATGAGGCCTGGGGCTGGTCAGTAATGACAATCGATGGTAACGATGCCGATGAAATACGCAAAGCCATGGATGCTGCTCAAGCAGAAACCGAAAAACCATTCCTTATCATCGGAAAAACCATCATGGGTAAAGGCGCTGTTAAAGCAGACGGTTCTTCATTCGAAAGAATGGTTTCAACGCACGGACAGCCATTGTCTGCCGCTGGAGCCTCCTTTGATGACACCATTAAAAACTTAGGCGGAAACCCAGAAAATCCTTTCTTAGTTTTTGAGGATGTGGCAGCATACTACACTTCTGTGAATGAAAAAAAAGCAGCCTATGCAGCTGCAAAAAAAGCAGAACAGGCAGAGTGGGAAAAAGCCAATCCAGCATTAGCAGCCAAATTCGCTAAGTTCTTTTCCGGTGAAGCTCCCGAAGTAGACTTCAGTGCCATTGAGCAAAAGGCGGGAGCTGCTACAAGAGCTGCCTCTGCAACCGTACTGGGCGTATTTGCCGATCAAGTGGAGAATATGATTGTTTCTTCAGCCGACCTTGCTAACTCAGATAAAACAGATGGTTTCCTGAAGAAAACCAAAGCCTTTGAAAAAGGTGACTTCTCAGGTCAATTCTTACAATCGGGAGTAACCGAGTTAACCATGGCATCTATAGCAAATGGTATGGCACTTCACGGAGGAGTAATTCCGGTTGTGGGTACTTTCTTTGTGTTCTCTGATTACATGAAGCCGGCAGTACGAATTGCGGCATTGCAACAATTACCTGTTAAATATGTTTGGACACACGATGCCTTCCGCGTGGGAGAAGACGGTCCTACTCATCAGCCAATTGAGCAAGAAGCGCAAATACGTTTGATGGAGAAATTAAAAAATCACCATGGCAATAATTCAATGATGGTTCTTCGTCCTGCAGATGTGGAAGAATCAACTGTAGCATGGGAAATGGCATTGAATAACACGCAAACACCAACGGCACTAATCCTATCACGCCAGAACATCAAAAACTTGCCCGGAAGCAATTACCAACAAGCTCTCCAAGCCAAAAGAGGTGCTTACATTGTGGAAAAAGATGCTGACAAACCTGACGTGGTTTTACTGGCCAGCGGATCTGAAGTGGCAACACTGGTGGAAGGCGCCATTAAATTAAGAGCTGAAAAAGGATTGAAAATACAAATTGTTTCTGTCATCTCAGAAGGTGTATTCCGTAACCAAGACAAAGCTTATCAAACTGAAGTACTACCCAATGATGTGCCTCGCTTTGGTTTAACAGCTGGTTTACCCGTTACACTGGAAGGCCTAGTAGGTGCCAATGGCTCCGTTTGGGGATTAGACCATTTTGGTTATTCTGGCCCTTATACTGTGCTCGATGAGAAATTCGGCTTCACCGCTGAAAATGTTTTCAACAAAGTTGTTGAATTGTTGAGTAAATAA
- a CDS encoding DUF4405 domain-containing protein: MKINKAQLNLSIDMLMFILMVPIAGIGFLIKYVLVPGFKRNAIYGRDVELYYWGMDRHQWGAIHLILSFILLFLLLLHIVFHWKQIVGIFKRMVPVKALRVILSVLLVIFTFVFGISPFFLTPEIKENVWNHEEHSEKGKAYSSEERQHKKRIEAQPVIDKPKEAVFNENTPPKRENHQHKHRAEIEIYGNMTINDVAQKYNVSAQELAKIIHVPDGHNNERLGRLRKSYPFQLNDLRDFIESEIKLKAISVPNNRK; encoded by the coding sequence ATGAAAATTAATAAAGCCCAATTAAATCTATCGATAGACATGCTTATGTTTATTTTGATGGTTCCCATTGCAGGTATCGGTTTTTTAATTAAATACGTACTTGTTCCTGGATTTAAGCGTAACGCCATATATGGTCGCGATGTTGAACTATATTATTGGGGAATGGATCGACATCAATGGGGAGCGATTCATTTAATATTGAGTTTTATTTTGCTATTCCTGTTATTGTTGCATATTGTGTTTCATTGGAAGCAAATTGTAGGGATATTTAAAAGGATGGTGCCTGTGAAGGCATTAAGAGTTATTCTTAGCGTCTTATTGGTGATATTTACTTTTGTATTTGGAATCAGTCCTTTTTTTCTTACACCAGAGATTAAGGAAAATGTTTGGAATCATGAAGAGCATTCCGAAAAGGGCAAAGCTTACTCTTCAGAAGAAAGACAGCATAAAAAGCGAATAGAAGCACAGCCTGTTATTGATAAACCGAAGGAGGCTGTGTTCAATGAAAATACGCCGCCAAAGCGGGAGAATCACCAGCATAAACACCGCGCTGAAATAGAAATATATGGAAATATGACCATTAATGACGTGGCCCAAAAATATAATGTTTCTGCGCAAGAACTGGCCAAAATTATACATGTGCCGGATGGCCATAATAATGAAAGATTGGGGAGGTTGAGAAAAAGCTACCCTTTTCAGCTAAATGATTTGCGTGACTTTATAGAAAGTGAAATTAAATTGAAAGCTATTTCAGTGCCAAACAATCGCAAATGA
- a CDS encoding sulfite exporter TauE/SafE family protein yields MNIWLLAVVIMLIAFIMTMTGRGGGNFYVLTLVFSGIGMNLSASTGQFILMCSSLMAAILFSKQKMNHWKLTILLGIFIFISAMAGGFFGHCFNEKVLKVIFAVVMFIAALLMLCKPKKKMKADYKWVVSLTSNGDTFDVNLLVTVPIVLLAGFLSGMVGVSGGSFLVPLMLLTMNVPMHIAVGVSTFLVSMSAAAGFFGHWEAGIFDFSMAIPLALGGVLGGFAGAKMALKSKPKNLKYLFAGTQLLASVIMIFNVIY; encoded by the coding sequence ATGAATATTTGGTTATTGGCAGTCGTAATAATGCTCATTGCATTTATTATGACTATGACCGGACGGGGAGGTGGGAATTTTTATGTGCTCACACTTGTGTTCTCCGGTATTGGTATGAACCTATCGGCATCCACAGGTCAGTTTATCCTGATGTGTTCGTCATTAATGGCTGCTATTTTATTTAGCAAGCAAAAAATGAATCATTGGAAATTAACCATTTTGTTGGGTATATTTATTTTTATATCAGCGATGGCAGGTGGTTTCTTTGGACATTGCTTTAATGAAAAGGTATTAAAAGTAATTTTTGCTGTAGTAATGTTTATTGCTGCATTACTAATGTTATGTAAACCCAAAAAGAAAATGAAGGCTGATTATAAATGGGTTGTTTCTTTAACATCCAATGGAGATACATTTGATGTGAATTTATTAGTAACCGTACCCATTGTACTTTTAGCTGGTTTTTTATCTGGTATGGTAGGTGTTTCGGGAGGGTCTTTTTTGGTTCCTCTCATGCTGTTGACGATGAATGTGCCCATGCATATTGCTGTAGGTGTATCAACTTTTTTGGTGTCTATGTCTGCGGCAGCTGGATTTTTTGGACATTGGGAAGCCGGAATCTTTGATTTCTCCATGGCCATACCTTTAGCTTTGGGCGGAGTTTTGGGTGGTTTTGCAGGGGCTAAAATGGCGCTTAAATCAAAACCTAAAAACTTAAAATATCTTTTTGCAGGTACCCAGTTGCTTGCTTCTGTCATCATGATTTTTAATGTTATATACTAA
- a CDS encoding rhodanese-like domain-containing protein yields the protein MHDLEKVIEKMDFRYFGTGQHKMEAETFLASENAVLLDVRAKEEVETIKLTLVHHVQVLEIPTHEVPQRIHEIPKDKLIGVFCSAGVRAVIIFTYLKSKGYEQVKIVLGGYPPLMEAVMPGKLYKKLNK from the coding sequence ATGCATGATTTAGAAAAAGTAATTGAAAAAATGGATTTCCGTTATTTTGGTACAGGACAACACAAGATGGAAGCGGAAACTTTTCTTGCATCAGAAAATGCTGTTTTGCTCGACGTAAGGGCAAAAGAGGAAGTTGAAACGATAAAACTGACTTTGGTTCATCATGTTCAAGTTTTGGAGATTCCTACGCATGAAGTTCCACAGCGGATTCATGAAATACCCAAAGACAAATTGATTGGGGTTTTTTGTTCGGCAGGAGTAAGGGCTGTCATTATTTTCACCTATCTAAAAAGCAAGGGATATGAACAGGTAAAAATAGTTCTTGGGGGCTATCCTCCGTTGATGGAAGCTGTGATGCCTGGGAAACTTTATAAAAAATTGAATAAATGA
- a CDS encoding ArsR/SmtB family transcription factor: MNKDIEIEFAEKAELFKALAHPTRLFIVHAVKDKKLSVKELTEEVGIDISTMSKHLDILKRHKIIEGEKDKNFVYYRLAIPCVLDFMSCAIKVINKK, from the coding sequence ATGAATAAGGATATAGAAATAGAATTTGCAGAGAAAGCAGAGCTATTTAAAGCATTAGCTCATCCTACCCGTTTGTTTATTGTTCATGCAGTAAAAGATAAAAAATTGTCGGTAAAGGAACTTACGGAGGAGGTGGGTATTGATATCTCAACCATGTCAAAGCATCTTGATATTCTTAAACGACACAAAATAATTGAAGGAGAAAAGGATAAGAATTTTGTATATTATCGTTTAGCGATTCCATGTGTGCTTGATTTTATGAGCTGTGCAATCAAAGTCATCAATAAGAAATAA
- a CDS encoding sensor histidine kinase has translation MKNYFGWQLVFRILIILALTVVAVICFVNQGLYTVLGILSFLVLIYSIVSFVKYLNRVHEHINFFFDAVLNEDFNSVYSFHSKSKVFTQLNYKLAKLNHKIQDALMANAQQEQYFRALIEHIGTGILTCNSDGFVIDANSGMRQLLGLDQLTHTKQLKKVDEGLMCAVCNIRHKEQKVVRFKGGVHQSAVKILLKAVAFQTGKERLMLISAQDINKELDENELDSWTKLIRVLTHEIMNSIAPITSLSESIASFYTKNGMPVAREQVTDKTIETTIRGLDVIQEQGKGLISFVESYRSLMRLPKPKKENIDLYSFLENHMIIHQKEGVTMCLHCADEDRGLVLSADKDQISQVLANLIKNAFYALKKQDHPLLELKCRLNDKKQVEIEVKDNGPGIHADIQDEIFIPFFTTKDEGSGIGLSISRQIMRLHGGWLKVYSTVGLGARFVMLFPKEDVC, from the coding sequence ATGAAGAATTATTTTGGGTGGCAGTTGGTATTTCGAATACTCATTATTCTGGCGTTGACAGTAGTTGCTGTTATCTGTTTTGTGAATCAGGGTTTGTATACGGTTTTGGGGATTCTGAGTTTTTTAGTGCTTATTTACTCAATTGTTAGTTTTGTGAAGTACTTAAATCGTGTGCATGAGCATATTAATTTTTTCTTTGATGCAGTTTTGAATGAAGATTTTAATTCGGTTTATTCTTTTCATAGCAAGAGTAAGGTTTTTACGCAGTTGAATTATAAATTGGCAAAATTGAATCATAAGATTCAAGATGCTTTGATGGCCAATGCGCAACAAGAACAGTATTTTAGGGCCTTGATTGAACATATAGGAACAGGAATATTAACGTGTAATTCAGATGGATTTGTGATTGATGCCAATAGCGGAATGAGACAATTGTTGGGACTGGATCAATTGACCCATACCAAGCAATTGAAAAAAGTGGATGAGGGACTTATGTGTGCTGTTTGCAATATAAGACATAAGGAGCAGAAGGTGGTCCGTTTTAAGGGGGGTGTACATCAAAGTGCTGTTAAAATATTGCTTAAGGCAGTAGCTTTTCAAACAGGAAAGGAAAGGCTGATGTTGATTTCTGCCCAGGATATTAATAAGGAGTTGGATGAAAATGAGCTGGATTCATGGACGAAGTTAATTAGGGTGTTGACGCATGAAATTATGAATTCCATTGCCCCTATAACATCACTGTCGGAATCCATTGCTTCGTTCTATACGAAAAATGGAATGCCTGTTGCTCGTGAACAAGTAACTGATAAAACCATTGAAACAACCATCCGCGGATTAGATGTTATACAAGAACAAGGAAAGGGATTGATTTCTTTTGTGGAGTCCTACCGATCGCTCATGCGTTTACCTAAACCTAAAAAGGAAAATATTGATTTGTATTCCTTTTTGGAGAATCATATGATCATTCATCAAAAAGAAGGGGTGACCATGTGTTTGCATTGTGCCGATGAGGACCGCGGATTAGTGTTAAGTGCCGATAAAGATCAAATATCTCAGGTGCTGGCTAACTTGATCAAAAATGCATTCTATGCGCTGAAGAAACAAGATCATCCCTTGTTGGAGCTTAAGTGTCGCTTGAACGATAAAAAGCAAGTAGAAATAGAAGTGAAAGATAATGGACCCGGTATTCATGCTGATATCCAGGATGAGATTTTTATTCCTTTTTTTACTACCAAGGATGAAGGGAGCGGTATCGGATTAAGTATATCCCGACAAATTATGCGCTTGCATGGAGGGTGGTTAAAAGTGTATTCAACAGTGGGTTTAGGAGCTCGGTTCGTTATGTTGTTCCCAAAAGAAGATGTTTGTTAA
- a CDS encoding sigma-54-dependent transcriptional regulator, with the protein MKGNILIVDDNKSILSALDILLSAQYDYVKCLSSPNQLISELQKHDYQVVLLDMNFKTGANTGNEGLFWLREIKDQSPACSVVLITAYGDVELAVKALKNGATDFVLKPWKNAKLLATIQSAIQLSFSRHEVNHLKQKERELKREMNTNEKFMIGSSPELMYVLKMVQKVARTDTNVLITGENGTGKELVAREIHRLSKRNNEMMVSVDMGAITETLFESELFGHVKGAFTDAREARCGKFEVANHGTLFLDEIGNLPIHLQAKLLSVLQSRELTRIGSNESVSIDIRLVCATNKNLSQMVADELFREDLLYRINTIHIEVPPLRARGNDILVLADFFLKKYAYKYDKIMPRLNRQAQDKLLKYQWPGNIRELEHCIEKAIILSDRHVLKPDDFYLRPLAGDPMDSRSLNIEVMEQRLVAKALDTHPGNISAAAQELGITRQTLYKKIKKYGLS; encoded by the coding sequence ATGAAGGGAAATATATTAATTGTTGATGATAACAAAAGTATATTAAGTGCCTTGGATATTTTGTTGTCTGCTCAGTATGATTATGTAAAATGTCTTTCTTCGCCTAATCAGTTGATATCGGAGTTGCAAAAACACGATTATCAAGTGGTTTTGTTGGATATGAATTTTAAGACAGGAGCCAATACAGGTAACGAAGGTTTATTTTGGTTGCGAGAAATAAAAGATCAGTCACCGGCTTGTTCGGTGGTTCTGATTACTGCCTATGGGGATGTGGAACTGGCAGTGAAAGCCCTTAAAAATGGTGCAACTGATTTTGTTTTAAAACCCTGGAAAAATGCCAAGCTATTGGCTACCATTCAATCAGCCATCCAATTGAGTTTTTCTCGTCATGAGGTGAATCATCTTAAGCAAAAGGAAAGGGAGTTAAAGCGGGAGATGAATACGAATGAAAAATTTATGATTGGTTCGTCGCCTGAGTTGATGTATGTTCTAAAAATGGTGCAGAAGGTTGCACGAACCGATACCAATGTACTTATTACCGGCGAAAATGGAACAGGAAAAGAGCTGGTTGCACGTGAGATTCATCGTTTGTCAAAACGAAATAATGAGATGATGGTTTCGGTGGATATGGGAGCTATTACAGAAACGCTTTTTGAAAGTGAACTTTTTGGTCATGTGAAGGGTGCTTTTACGGATGCGAGGGAGGCACGTTGTGGAAAGTTTGAAGTGGCGAATCATGGTACTTTATTTCTGGATGAGATAGGTAATTTGCCCATTCATTTGCAGGCCAAGCTTTTGTCGGTGTTGCAAAGCCGAGAGCTAACGCGTATTGGATCCAATGAATCGGTTTCTATTGACATAAGGTTGGTATGTGCCACCAATAAGAATCTTTCACAAATGGTGGCAGACGAGTTGTTTCGTGAGGATTTGCTTTATCGCATTAATACCATACATATCGAAGTTCCTCCTTTGCGTGCACGAGGAAATGATATTTTGGTTTTGGCCGATTTCTTTCTGAAAAAATATGCGTATAAATATGATAAAATAATGCCCCGCTTAAACAGACAGGCGCAAGATAAACTATTGAAATATCAATGGCCTGGCAATATCCGTGAGTTGGAGCACTGTATTGAAAAGGCCATTATTTTAAGTGATCGTCATGTGTTAAAACCCGATGACTTTTATTTGCGTCCTCTGGCTGGTGATCCGATGGATTCTAGGTCTTTAAATATTGAAGTAATGGAACAACGACTAGTGGCTAAGGCCTTAGATACACATCCTGGTAATATTTCTGCGGCAGCACAGGAACTGGGAATTACACGTCAGACCCTTTATAAAAAAATAAAAAAATACGGTTTGTCATGA
- a CDS encoding efflux RND transporter periplasmic adaptor subunit produces the protein MDKIIEKKKGLKKKHILWGIGALLFATLMAQIVLNSGETIYKTEKDKLTISTVTHGLFNDYITIIGQVEPISTIYLDAEEGGKVVEIFIEEGEMVKKGDIILQLKNTDLNTSIMNSESQLAYHANEMRNTQILMEQQLLTNKQQKLQYDLKVIQTQRHYTQYKQFFKDDLIARNDFLEAKENYELALKEQELAYQKMIQDSIFMSLQKEQMDVSLNNIQRSLQMAHERLDNLHVKAPVDGQLGLLDAEIGQSIKRGQSLGLVHVLTDYKINAQIDEHYIDRVKRKLNASFQRNNEHYGLSIKKVYPEVRNGQFKVDFIFKQQRPNNIRTGQTYHIKLELGQPTQSIIVPRGGFFQSTGGQWVFVLNKNETEAVKRNIKIGKQNPAYYEVLEGLKDGEKVITSSYELFGDNDKIDLQ, from the coding sequence ATGGATAAGATTATAGAAAAGAAAAAAGGCCTAAAAAAGAAACACATCCTCTGGGGCATAGGAGCTCTCCTGTTTGCAACATTAATGGCACAAATAGTATTGAACAGTGGTGAAACCATATATAAAACCGAAAAAGACAAGTTGACCATTAGTACAGTCACCCACGGACTATTTAATGATTATATCACAATCATAGGACAAGTAGAACCAATCTCCACCATATATCTGGATGCCGAAGAAGGTGGAAAGGTAGTAGAAATATTTATAGAAGAAGGTGAAATGGTAAAAAAAGGAGATATAATACTTCAACTTAAAAATACCGATTTAAACACTTCCATCATGAATAGTGAATCACAATTGGCCTATCATGCCAACGAAATGCGCAACACACAAATTCTAATGGAGCAACAACTGCTTACCAACAAACAGCAAAAACTGCAATACGACTTAAAAGTGATTCAGACCCAAAGGCACTATACACAATATAAACAATTTTTTAAAGATGATCTGATTGCCCGAAATGACTTTTTAGAGGCGAAAGAAAATTACGAGTTGGCATTAAAAGAACAAGAATTAGCATATCAAAAAATGATTCAGGACTCCATTTTCATGTCACTTCAGAAGGAACAAATGGATGTGAGTTTAAATAATATCCAACGCAGTCTGCAAATGGCACATGAAAGACTAGATAACTTACACGTAAAAGCGCCTGTGGATGGCCAGCTAGGTTTGCTGGATGCAGAAATTGGCCAATCCATTAAACGGGGACAAAGTCTGGGTCTTGTACATGTACTCACCGATTATAAGATAAATGCCCAAATTGACGAGCATTATATCGACCGTGTAAAACGCAAACTCAACGCTTCCTTTCAAAGAAATAATGAACATTATGGTTTAAGTATAAAAAAAGTATATCCCGAGGTAAGAAATGGTCAATTTAAAGTAGACTTCATTTTCAAGCAACAACGCCCCAACAACATTCGAACAGGCCAGACCTACCATATCAAATTAGAATTGGGACAGCCCACACAGAGCATTATAGTTCCCCGAGGCGGATTTTTTCAAAGCACTGGCGGACAATGGGTTTTTGTACTTAACAAAAATGAAACAGAAGCAGTAAAACGCAACATCAAGATTGGCAAACAAAACCCCGCCTATTACGAAGTATTAGAAGGTTTAAAAGATGGTGAAAAGGTAATTACCTCGAGCTACGAATTATTCGGAGACAATGACAAAATAGACTTACAATAA
- a CDS encoding ABC transporter ATP-binding protein produces the protein MIKIEKLKKIFRTEEIETSALNNVNIHINKGEFVAIMGPSGCGKSTLLNVIGLLDNPTEGKYLFDGEEVGQLKERNRTKLRKGNIGFVFQSFNLIDELNVFENVELPLIYLKYKAKERKEMVEEVLHRMKIGHRRKHFPQQLSGGQQQRVAIARAVIANPKLILADEPTGNLDSKNGQEVMKLLTELNREGTTIVMVTHSMRDADYAHRVVNLFDGQVITEEMKKEIGDIALM, from the coding sequence ATGATAAAAATAGAAAAGCTAAAGAAAATATTCCGCACCGAAGAAATTGAAACTAGTGCGCTGAACAATGTGAATATCCATATTAACAAGGGTGAATTTGTGGCCATTATGGGTCCTTCGGGCTGTGGTAAGTCTACACTCCTAAATGTGATAGGACTGTTAGACAACCCAACAGAAGGAAAATACTTATTTGACGGAGAAGAAGTAGGGCAATTAAAAGAACGGAACCGCACCAAACTCCGCAAAGGAAACATTGGTTTTGTATTTCAAAGCTTTAACCTAATTGATGAACTCAATGTGTTTGAAAATGTAGAATTACCGTTGATCTACCTAAAATACAAAGCCAAAGAACGCAAAGAAATGGTAGAAGAAGTACTACATCGAATGAAGATAGGACACCGTCGCAAGCATTTTCCACAACAGCTTTCTGGAGGACAGCAACAACGTGTGGCCATCGCTCGTGCGGTAATCGCCAACCCAAAACTAATATTGGCTGATGAACCCACAGGTAATCTGGATTCAAAAAACGGACAAGAAGTGATGAAACTACTCACCGAATTAAATCGCGAAGGAACCACCATAGTAATGGTAACTCACTCCATGCGCGATGCAGACTATGCTCACCGGGTAGTCAACCTATTCGACGGACAAGTGATAACCGAAGAAATGAAAAAAGAAATTGGAGACATCGCCTTGATGTAA